The following proteins are encoded in a genomic region of Lactiplantibacillus plantarum:
- a CDS encoding PTS sugar transporter subunit IIB, with protein MKKLNVLVACGAGIATSTVVMKKVEDLFAENNIDANLIQIKIAEAASKQDDADMLISTTVLPTEYKIPAIKAMGFLTGLGVDKLQDEILTKAREIQAQ; from the coding sequence ATGAAAAAATTAAATGTATTAGTAGCTTGCGGTGCCGGAATTGCCACTTCAACGGTTGTTATGAAAAAAGTTGAAGATTTGTTTGCCGAAAATAATATTGACGCTAATTTGATTCAAATTAAGATTGCTGAAGCTGCTTCTAAGCAGGATGACGCGGATATGTTGATTTCAACAACTGTACTACCAACTGAATATAAGATTCCAGCGATTAAAGCAATGGGCTTTTTAACTGGTCTTGGTGTTGATAAATTGCAGGATGAAATCTTGACTAAAGCACGCGAAATTCAAGCACAATAA
- a CDS encoding PTS galactitol transporter subunit IIC — translation MKVLSDVVQSIINVGPSVMLPIIIFIVGLIFRVKPGKALTSGITVGIGMIGINLVINLLTTSVGPAAQAMVKRFGFHLTIIDAGWPAVSAGTWAQPISAIMIPIILVVNVGLILLNLTKTLDIDIWNYWHMIAAAATAYVVTKNWWFAILCGIIYEIAVLIIADKTAPKVAEFYGLDGISFPTGSAAAYGLLGIPIGWVVSKIPGIRKWDVDPQTIQKRFGVFGEPMVMGIVIGMLLAALGGYSVPNILKLGMSMGGVMFLMPRMVKILMEGLIPIQEGAQKLLQEKYGNRKIYLGMDAALSTGSPATLATGLLMVPITLFLAIILPGNRVLPFGDLATIPFFAALIVPSRKGNIVHSVLSATIVMVFALLMATDFGPTLTSMMHGIVAFPKGASEVTNLDTGGNILNWLILKLSQLVQPLFN, via the coding sequence ATGAAAGTATTATCTGATGTTGTACAAAGCATCATTAATGTCGGCCCCAGCGTTATGCTTCCCATTATTATCTTTATTGTTGGGTTAATCTTTAGGGTTAAACCGGGTAAGGCACTCACATCTGGGATTACTGTTGGTATCGGTATGATTGGGATTAACCTAGTCATCAATTTGTTGACAACTAGTGTTGGTCCTGCTGCGCAGGCGATGGTTAAACGGTTTGGGTTTCATTTAACGATTATTGATGCTGGATGGCCTGCCGTTTCTGCTGGGACATGGGCACAGCCGATCTCAGCTATCATGATTCCAATTATTTTAGTCGTTAACGTTGGCTTAATTTTGTTAAATCTTACTAAAACACTTGATATCGATATTTGGAATTACTGGCATATGATTGCGGCCGCGGCTACGGCTTATGTGGTGACGAAAAACTGGTGGTTTGCAATTCTTTGCGGGATTATCTATGAAATCGCTGTCTTAATTATTGCTGATAAAACTGCGCCAAAGGTCGCTGAGTTTTATGGCTTGGATGGCATTAGCTTTCCAACTGGTTCTGCTGCGGCTTATGGCCTACTTGGTATTCCAATTGGATGGGTTGTCAGCAAAATTCCTGGAATCAGAAAATGGGATGTGGATCCACAAACAATTCAAAAACGGTTTGGGGTCTTTGGTGAACCCATGGTCATGGGGATTGTCATTGGGATGTTACTAGCAGCCTTAGGTGGTTACAGCGTACCGAACATTTTGAAGCTTGGAATGTCCATGGGTGGTGTGATGTTCTTAATGCCGCGTATGGTTAAGATCTTAATGGAAGGGTTAATTCCAATTCAAGAAGGTGCTCAAAAGTTACTTCAAGAGAAGTACGGGAACCGGAAGATTTACTTAGGAATGGATGCTGCTCTTTCAACCGGGTCACCAGCTACTTTGGCAACTGGACTATTAATGGTACCAATTACGTTATTCTTAGCCATTATTTTACCTGGTAACCGGGTATTGCCATTCGGTGATTTAGCAACAATTCCATTCTTTGCTGCCTTGATTGTTCCTAGTCGTAAAGGAAATATCGTCCACTCTGTACTCTCTGCTACTATCGTAATGGTATTTGCATTGTTGATGGCAACTGACTTTGGGCCAACGTTGACATCAATGATGCACGGTATTGTTGCCTTTCCAAAGGGCGCATCAGAGGTCACTAACTTGGATACGGGTGGTAACATCTTGAACTGGTTAATTTTGAAACTATCACAGTTAGTACAACCATTATTTAATTAA
- a CDS encoding zinc-binding dehydrogenase, protein MDTVKTTKTDELKGAKTMEAVVKTESGYDNMELKQIPIPEVTGDKVLLKVAYTGICGTDIHTFKGQYANAVTPLVLGHEFSGEVVEVGPDVKTLKPGDRVTSETTFATDGTCVYCQDKEYNLCPNRVGIGTKANGSMANYVLTREESAHILPDNVSYKMAAMSEPLASCVHAMYQKTPFTLHDTLLIMGPGPMGLLSLQIAKEIGAFVIVSGITKDADRLQIAKELGADIIVDTQKEDLAKVVMDATDGVGVTKVYDCSGATPAVNSALPLIRKGGTFQQVGLFAKPMNELDERSIIQHEITYRGSRSQNPYDWAIALHLESKGAINQDAMITKVFDLEHWRDAFDAMMAGKELKVMIASNPDDPDLAD, encoded by the coding sequence ATGGATACTGTAAAAACAACTAAAACTGACGAATTAAAGGGCGCTAAAACTATGGAGGCTGTCGTTAAGACGGAATCTGGTTACGACAATATGGAACTGAAGCAAATTCCAATCCCTGAAGTAACAGGAGACAAAGTTTTATTAAAAGTGGCCTACACTGGGATCTGCGGTACTGATATTCATACATTTAAGGGTCAGTATGCCAATGCGGTGACACCACTTGTTTTGGGCCATGAATTTTCAGGTGAAGTTGTTGAAGTGGGACCAGATGTTAAAACGCTAAAGCCTGGCGACCGGGTGACTAGTGAAACGACTTTTGCAACGGATGGCACATGTGTTTACTGCCAAGATAAAGAATATAATTTATGTCCTAACCGTGTAGGAATCGGAACTAAAGCTAATGGTTCAATGGCAAATTATGTTCTAACTCGTGAGGAAAGTGCTCACATTTTACCAGATAACGTTTCCTACAAGATGGCTGCAATGTCGGAACCTTTAGCATCTTGTGTTCATGCTATGTATCAAAAGACACCATTCACGTTACACGACACTTTATTAATTATGGGACCAGGACCAATGGGGCTACTCTCATTGCAGATTGCCAAAGAAATTGGTGCCTTTGTTATTGTTTCTGGGATCACTAAGGATGCTGATCGTTTACAAATTGCTAAAGAGTTAGGTGCTGACATTATTGTAGATACCCAAAAAGAAGACTTGGCCAAGGTCGTGATGGATGCGACAGATGGCGTTGGCGTTACCAAGGTTTATGACTGTTCAGGTGCAACGCCAGCGGTTAACTCTGCATTACCATTGATCCGTAAGGGTGGAACTTTCCAACAGGTTGGTCTTTTTGCAAAGCCGATGAATGAATTAGATGAACGTTCAATTATTCAGCATGAAATTACGTATCGTGGCTCACGGTCACAAAATCCGTATGATTGGGCGATTGCTTTACATCTTGAAAGCAAGGGTGCTATTAACCAAGATGCAATGATTACGAAGGTCTTTGATCTTGAACACTGGCGTGACGCTTTTGATGCAATGATGGCCGGTAAAGAGCTCAAAGTTATGATTGCCTCTAATCCTGATGATCCAGATTTAGCAGACTAA
- a CDS encoding HAD family hydrolase, translating into MKYQNILFDIDNTLINSADLIAKLLKEGAVREGVDMPIEEYRKRIGQPGEMILREFGVQNWQNVLARYLIEFNENMNELTYFVGVEQMLDDLLAMNLTVGVVTSKDRVQFDKEVSHFPIIAKMPIVTTADLTKNPKPSGEPITYTLERFNLARERTLYVGDSIFDMQASKNAGVDFVVAKWGALPNVDFNNAKYQAKTPNDIVGIVQ; encoded by the coding sequence ATGAAGTATCAAAATATCTTGTTCGATATTGATAATACCTTGATTAATTCAGCGGACTTAATTGCTAAGTTATTGAAGGAGGGGGCAGTTCGCGAGGGTGTTGATATGCCAATTGAAGAATATCGTAAGAGAATTGGCCAGCCCGGTGAGATGATCCTGAGAGAATTTGGTGTTCAAAATTGGCAGAATGTATTAGCCAGATATCTAATTGAATTTAACGAGAATATGAATGAACTAACGTATTTTGTGGGAGTTGAACAAATGTTAGATGATTTATTGGCAATGAATCTCACAGTGGGAGTGGTTACATCTAAGGATCGTGTTCAATTTGATAAAGAAGTCAGTCATTTTCCGATTATCGCAAAGATGCCAATTGTGACTACTGCTGATTTAACTAAAAATCCAAAGCCAAGTGGAGAGCCGATTACCTACACATTAGAGAGATTTAACTTAGCACGTGAAAGGACGTTGTATGTTGGTGATAGTATCTTTGATATGCAGGCTTCAAAGAATGCAGGCGTTGATTTTGTAGTTGCTAAATGGGGAGCATTACCGAATGTCGATTTTAATAATGCGAAATATCAAGCTAAGACCCCGAATGATATCGTTGGAATAGTTCAGTAA
- a CDS encoding BglG family transcription antiterminator yields the protein MRVNFSKRKHGNELLEILLTSSGYTTANFLQQHLHISRRSLFYLINKVNDELDQHAEFPITNVKKLGYYLPTDTIKFLHKMTEKETSSKIMTNNAKQRQLLIAFSILNTSGCSLADLTYQFNISKNTVIRDIKVLHSQLALYHLQITNTESGKIITGSPTAVRKWVYDHATQLKTLIEQTRRATIKPTTINDQIKLFERITGKYLTDDASITIRLFLYWYLTNIRDCNNQLSDVISAQTDLTLDHIWAKSFLNDYHIDNSNEVDYLVKLINSSQFAHVNWNDDLIQKLKPFSVRMISSFNHLSGAHVSIKSISDSLTVHLLSTYYRAQYNMPFEYPDLKSIQQHYHHTFEITRKVVVPFEQYIHHTLSDDEIALIAIYFGGAIREQKTSTPTQNEVLVVCSSGIGTSRLLLQQLESRYRGIHFSSPMNVLQYENSDLSNVQLVISTIKLNTQRNIPITTVSAFPSELEWKIIDNAIIKAGLATSDTLKLFNVDTLLDIVGNYAMIRNPMGLKLALNDYLTQLTQEPLLAAPQENLSELIKLLPPEHVGFLNHQKSWKQAVRTALSPLLEDYSVEKNYIDQIIHLTESNGPYMVIGSGVMLAHAAPRDGVNNLGATFFLLDKPLPVMTNQKMVHVIIGLAPIDYEKHLSFISDLMTQLQQKDWLTNLYHLNNKRDLFRYLYKDN from the coding sequence TTGCGTGTAAATTTCAGCAAACGAAAACATGGTAATGAATTATTAGAAATTCTATTGACGTCATCGGGCTACACCACAGCTAACTTCTTACAACAACATCTACATATCTCACGTCGTAGCCTATTCTATCTAATAAATAAAGTAAACGATGAGCTTGATCAGCATGCAGAATTTCCGATTACTAATGTTAAAAAACTAGGATATTACCTTCCAACTGACACGATCAAATTTCTGCATAAAATGACAGAAAAAGAAACTTCTAGCAAGATCATGACCAACAATGCTAAGCAACGCCAACTACTAATTGCATTTAGTATCCTCAACACTAGTGGTTGCTCGTTAGCGGACCTAACTTACCAATTTAATATTTCTAAGAACACAGTTATTAGAGATATCAAAGTACTACACTCACAACTAGCGCTATATCATTTACAAATCACCAATACAGAATCCGGTAAAATAATCACGGGTTCCCCGACAGCAGTTCGCAAATGGGTGTACGATCATGCTACTCAACTGAAGACACTCATTGAACAAACTAGGCGGGCTACCATTAAGCCCACTACCATAAACGACCAGATTAAACTCTTTGAAAGAATAACTGGAAAATATTTAACCGACGATGCAAGTATCACAATTCGACTATTTTTATATTGGTACTTAACTAACATTAGAGACTGTAATAACCAACTAAGTGATGTTATATCCGCACAAACTGACTTAACACTGGATCACATTTGGGCTAAAAGTTTTTTGAACGATTATCATATCGATAACTCTAATGAGGTTGACTACTTAGTCAAGTTGATCAATTCTAGTCAATTTGCTCATGTCAATTGGAATGACGACTTGATTCAAAAGTTAAAACCATTCTCAGTTCGAATGATTTCTAGTTTTAACCACCTCTCCGGCGCACATGTTTCAATCAAGTCGATTAGTGACAGTTTAACGGTTCACTTGCTTTCAACCTACTATCGTGCTCAATATAATATGCCATTTGAATACCCTGACTTAAAAAGTATTCAACAGCATTATCACCACACTTTTGAAATCACTCGTAAAGTTGTCGTACCATTTGAACAATATATTCATCACACACTTTCTGATGATGAAATCGCATTAATTGCCATTTACTTTGGTGGTGCTATTCGTGAGCAAAAAACAAGCACCCCAACACAAAATGAAGTACTTGTCGTTTGTTCTAGTGGCATCGGTACCAGTCGTCTATTACTTCAACAACTAGAAAGCCGTTACCGCGGTATTCATTTTTCTAGTCCAATGAATGTGCTTCAATACGAAAATTCAGATCTAAGTAATGTTCAGCTTGTCATCAGTACAATCAAATTGAACACCCAGCGCAACATACCAATAACTACCGTATCTGCTTTTCCTTCCGAGTTGGAGTGGAAGATCATCGATAATGCTATTATTAAGGCTGGGTTGGCAACTTCTGACACACTCAAGTTATTTAATGTGGATACACTATTGGATATTGTAGGCAACTACGCTATGATAAGAAATCCTATGGGTCTGAAACTCGCACTCAACGACTATTTGACCCAGCTAACTCAGGAACCACTATTAGCCGCACCCCAAGAAAATTTATCAGAATTAATCAAACTACTGCCGCCAGAACATGTTGGTTTTCTAAATCATCAAAAATCTTGGAAGCAGGCGGTGCGTACAGCACTGTCCCCCCTACTTGAAGACTATAGTGTTGAAAAAAATTATATCGATCAGATCATTCATTTAACTGAAAGTAACGGACCATACATGGTTATTGGGTCAGGCGTTATGTTGGCGCACGCTGCTCCACGTGATGGCGTTAATAATCTCGGTGCTACTTTCTTTTTACTTGATAAGCCGCTACCTGTTATGACAAATCAAAAAATGGTCCATGTAATTATTGGTCTAGCCCCCATAGATTACGAGAAGCATCTATCATTTATCAGTGACTTGATGACACAATTACAACAAAAGGATTGGTTAACTAATCTGTATCATTTGAATAATAAAAGGGACTTATTCAGATATTTGTATAAAGATAACTAG
- a CDS encoding PTS sugar transporter subunit IIA: MLLDLLNKKTVQVSEGTGLDWKQAIELAAEPLINNKTIEDGYIKEMLNVVESEGPYINIGPQIALAHSRPAGNVHEIGLSILKTNHSISLVNDEHPINLWFVLAAVDNNSHLAVIKELMELLTDESAVTAMLNATSEVDILEVIAHEQELQK; the protein is encoded by the coding sequence ATGCTGTTGGATTTATTGAATAAAAAGACTGTGCAAGTATCAGAAGGCACAGGGCTAGATTGGAAGCAAGCAATTGAATTAGCTGCGGAACCATTGATTAATAATAAGACGATTGAAGATGGATACATCAAGGAAATGCTCAATGTGGTGGAATCAGAAGGCCCGTACATCAATATCGGACCACAAATCGCACTCGCACATTCTAGACCAGCGGGTAACGTCCATGAAATCGGATTATCTATCTTAAAAACAAATCATAGCATTAGTCTAGTTAATGATGAACACCCCATCAATTTATGGTTCGTATTGGCCGCGGTAGATAATAACAGCCATTTAGCCGTTATTAAAGAGTTAATGGAGTTGTTAACCGATGAGTCGGCGGTGACAGCTATGTTAAATGCAACTAGTGAAGTTGATATTTTAGAAGTTATTGCACATGAGCAAGAATTACAAAAATAG
- a CDS encoding PTS sugar transporter subunit IIB yields MKFLAVCQSGLGSSFMVQMNIQSILKDENVKEDIQVDHSDVGSVGADSADYFFVESTLQSALGSIPENKVVLLKSLIDKQEVRNHVNTILDQENIEHD; encoded by the coding sequence ATGAAATTTTTAGCTGTATGTCAAAGTGGTCTGGGAAGTAGTTTTATGGTTCAGATGAACATTCAGAGTATTTTAAAGGACGAGAATGTTAAAGAAGATATCCAAGTGGATCATTCTGATGTTGGGAGCGTTGGCGCTGATTCAGCAGATTACTTCTTTGTTGAATCAACGCTTCAAAGTGCATTAGGAAGTATTCCTGAGAATAAGGTTGTGTTACTAAAAAGCTTGATTGATAAGCAAGAAGTCCGGAACCATGTCAATACAATTCTGGATCAAGAAAATATTGAACATGATTAG
- a CDS encoding PTS ascorbate transporter subunit IIC: MKTVLNLFVGIVTQPSILVALIAMLGLLLQKKKSTEVVQGTIKTFAGFLVLTGGAGILQNALSPFASMFKFALHVQGVVPSNEAVVAIALVKYGSTTALIMLVGMIVNILLARFTRFKYIFLTGQAMLYVSCLTAVILVSANIGTGWQTIVLGGLFEGTLLTVTPALTQPFMRKITGGDDVAMGHTGNIGYALSGLMGKWFGNAEKSTEDLEIPKSLGFLRDSTVSITILMSIVYIILAIVTGPAYIESKLSGGTNYIVYALVQAGTFAAGFVVVLQGVRMILAEIVPAFQGIATKLVPNSKPALDVPIIFPYAPNAVLLGFFVSFIVGTLSMFIMIALGTTVIIPGVVGHFFCGAAAAIYGNSTGGRRGAIIGATVNSLLISWLPLFILPVLGSLKLAASTFADTDYLVPGILLGKLGSYGSVAVITGIILFTIIVILCSIFLTRRAKRMTDGTK, translated from the coding sequence ATGAAGACTGTTTTGAACTTATTTGTTGGTATTGTGACCCAACCGTCTATTTTAGTAGCGCTAATTGCGATGTTAGGGCTACTACTTCAAAAAAAGAAAAGTACGGAAGTTGTTCAAGGAACTATTAAGACCTTTGCCGGTTTCTTAGTCTTAACTGGTGGTGCCGGAATTCTTCAAAATGCATTGTCACCCTTTGCTTCCATGTTTAAGTTTGCGTTACATGTGCAAGGAGTTGTTCCTAGTAATGAAGCAGTTGTTGCAATTGCCCTGGTTAAATACGGCTCAACAACAGCACTAATTATGTTAGTTGGGATGATTGTTAATATTTTATTAGCTCGTTTTACTCGCTTTAAGTATATCTTCTTGACAGGGCAAGCAATGTTATATGTTTCTTGTTTAACTGCAGTTATATTGGTAAGCGCTAACATTGGCACGGGTTGGCAAACGATTGTACTTGGTGGTCTATTTGAAGGGACATTATTAACGGTAACACCAGCATTGACACAACCATTTATGCGTAAAATCACGGGTGGCGATGATGTTGCTATGGGACACACGGGTAACATTGGCTATGCGCTCTCAGGATTGATGGGTAAATGGTTTGGTAATGCAGAAAAGTCTACAGAGGATCTAGAAATCCCTAAGAGTTTGGGCTTTCTGCGTGATTCGACAGTTTCAATTACGATTTTGATGAGTATTGTCTACATTATTTTGGCGATTGTGACAGGTCCAGCTTACATTGAATCGAAATTGAGTGGTGGGACTAATTATATTGTTTATGCATTAGTACAAGCAGGAACATTTGCTGCCGGTTTCGTGGTTGTTTTACAAGGTGTTCGGATGATTTTGGCCGAAATTGTGCCAGCTTTTCAAGGTATTGCGACCAAGTTGGTTCCTAATTCTAAGCCTGCATTAGACGTTCCAATTATTTTCCCATACGCACCAAATGCAGTTTTATTAGGATTCTTTGTCAGTTTCATTGTTGGGACGCTAAGTATGTTTATCATGATTGCGCTAGGAACTACTGTTATTATTCCAGGTGTAGTGGGGCACTTCTTCTGTGGTGCTGCAGCAGCAATTTATGGTAATTCTACTGGTGGTCGGCGTGGTGCAATCATTGGCGCTACAGTAAATAGTTTGTTGATTAGTTGGTTGCCATTGTTTATTTTACCAGTTTTGGGAAGCTTGAAATTAGCAGCTTCAACGTTTGCAGATACCGACTATTTGGTTCCAGGAATCTTGTTAGGAAAATTAGGGAGTTACGGAAGTGTAGCAGTTATTACAGGAATTATCTTGTTTACAATTATTGTGATTCTTTGCAGTATTTTTCTTACCCGGCGTGCTAAACGTATGACTGATGGAACTAAGTAA
- the fsa gene encoding fructose-6-phosphate aldolase, producing MKFFLDTANTEDIKHFAELGLVDGVTTNPTLVSREGRDFETVIKEITQIVSGPVSAEVTATKAEEMIAQARNEVKWASNIVVKIPMTEEGLKAVKVLSEEGIKTNVTLVFSVSQGLLAAKAGATYISPFLGRLDDIGGSGIQLVKDLRQVLDTYGFKTEIIAASVRGPQHVQEAALAGADIATIPATVFGKLWSHPLTDKGLASFASDWKAFQAAQK from the coding sequence ATGAAATTTTTCTTAGATACTGCGAATACTGAAGATATTAAACATTTCGCGGAACTTGGTTTAGTAGATGGGGTAACAACAAATCCAACGTTGGTGTCACGTGAAGGTCGTGATTTTGAAACCGTTATCAAAGAAATTACGCAGATTGTATCAGGTCCAGTGTCCGCTGAGGTAACGGCAACCAAGGCCGAAGAGATGATTGCCCAGGCTCGTAACGAAGTTAAGTGGGCTTCAAATATTGTGGTGAAGATTCCGATGACGGAAGAAGGCTTAAAAGCAGTCAAGGTGCTGAGTGAAGAAGGAATTAAGACGAATGTGACCCTTGTATTCTCAGTTTCGCAAGGCTTATTAGCGGCAAAGGCTGGTGCTACTTATATTTCACCATTCTTAGGACGTCTTGATGATATTGGTGGCAGTGGAATTCAGCTAGTTAAGGATTTGCGCCAAGTTTTAGATACTTATGGATTCAAGACGGAAATTATCGCTGCCAGTGTTCGAGGGCCACAACATGTTCAAGAAGCTGCGTTGGCTGGTGCTGATATTGCCACAATTCCGGCCACAGTATTCGGTAAATTATGGTCTCATCCACTGACTGATAAGGGCTTAGCCAGTTTTGCTTCGGATTGGAAAGCATTTCAGGCGGCACAGAAATAG
- the tkt gene encoding transketolase yields MFDKVDELGVNTIRTLSIEAIQKANSGHPGLPMGAAPMAYVLWTKHLNINPKTHMNWVNRDRFILSAGHGSAMLYSLLHLAGYDVSIDDLKHFRQWDSRTPGHPEYGHTDGVEVTTGPLGQGFGMAVGMAMAEAHLAAQYNRPNFPIVDHYTYTIVGDGDLMEGISHEAGSLAGHLKLGKLIALYDSNGISLDGKTSQAFTENVGDRFTAYGWQHLVVEDGNDLDAIDAAIELAKKTTDRPSLIEVKTVIGYGAPKQGTNAVHGNPIGADGIKAAEKVYGWNYSDFEVPLAVSDRFEVTIQENGARAEQQWKRLFEEYEAKYPDQAQSFKQAFNGQFSDDLKSTLPHYQLTDALASRAASAKAINTAAKVIPSLWGGAADLSSSNKTMIAETSDFQPESYDGRNIWFGVREFGMAAAMNGIVLHGGTRVFGGTFFVFTDYLRAAVRLSALQHAPVIYVLTHDSIAVGEDGPTHEPIEQLASLRCMPNVQVIRPADGNETSAAWEQALKTTDKPTVLVLSRQALKTLPVSVDTAFAGVEKGGYVVSAAQKEIPDGLLIATGSEVNLALEAKAQLAKHNQDVAVVSIPSFDRFAQQSPEYRASVLPSAVTRRVTIEAGSTFGWDQYAGDHGAKIGVDRFGTSAPGDLVLDKYGFNVTNVVNTYLKLK; encoded by the coding sequence ATGTTTGATAAAGTTGATGAATTAGGTGTTAACACGATTCGTACACTTAGTATTGAAGCGATTCAGAAAGCTAACTCGGGGCATCCAGGACTACCAATGGGAGCTGCACCAATGGCTTACGTACTATGGACGAAGCATTTAAATATTAATCCCAAGACTCACATGAATTGGGTCAATCGTGATCGATTTATTCTATCTGCGGGGCATGGTTCAGCTATGTTATATAGCCTGTTACATTTAGCCGGGTATGATGTTTCGATTGATGATCTCAAGCATTTTCGGCAGTGGGACAGTCGGACTCCGGGGCATCCAGAGTATGGACATACCGATGGCGTTGAAGTAACTACTGGTCCGTTGGGACAAGGATTCGGTATGGCCGTTGGAATGGCAATGGCGGAGGCACATCTAGCTGCCCAATATAACCGACCTAATTTTCCAATTGTTGATCATTACACTTATACAATTGTCGGTGATGGCGACTTAATGGAAGGAATTTCGCACGAAGCTGGCTCACTAGCTGGGCATCTTAAGCTGGGAAAGTTAATTGCACTTTACGATTCGAACGGCATTTCATTAGATGGTAAGACGTCGCAAGCGTTTACTGAAAATGTTGGTGACAGGTTCACTGCTTATGGCTGGCAGCATCTGGTGGTTGAAGATGGGAATGATCTTGATGCAATTGACGCGGCAATCGAACTTGCAAAAAAGACAACTGATCGTCCTTCTTTGATTGAAGTGAAAACGGTGATTGGTTATGGCGCACCTAAACAAGGGACTAATGCTGTTCATGGTAACCCAATTGGTGCGGATGGCATTAAAGCAGCTGAAAAAGTATATGGCTGGAATTACTCGGATTTTGAAGTGCCGTTAGCTGTTTCAGACCGGTTTGAAGTAACTATTCAGGAAAATGGTGCGCGTGCTGAGCAGCAATGGAAACGGCTATTTGAAGAATATGAGGCGAAGTATCCAGATCAGGCGCAGTCTTTTAAGCAAGCGTTCAACGGACAATTTTCTGATGACTTGAAATCTACTTTACCACACTATCAATTAACAGATGCATTGGCTAGTCGGGCGGCAAGCGCTAAGGCGATTAACACTGCTGCCAAAGTAATACCTAGCTTATGGGGTGGCGCAGCCGATTTGTCGAGTTCGAACAAAACAATGATTGCGGAAACATCAGACTTTCAACCAGAATCCTACGATGGTCGTAATATTTGGTTCGGCGTACGTGAATTTGGCATGGCGGCTGCGATGAACGGAATTGTATTACATGGCGGCACTCGGGTATTCGGGGGAACATTCTTTGTCTTCACTGATTACTTACGTGCGGCAGTCCGGTTGTCCGCACTGCAACACGCACCGGTTATCTACGTCTTAACGCATGATTCAATTGCGGTCGGCGAGGATGGGCCGACCCACGAACCGATTGAACAATTAGCTAGTTTACGATGCATGCCGAACGTACAAGTGATTCGGCCAGCTGATGGTAATGAGACTTCAGCTGCGTGGGAGCAAGCACTGAAAACAACTGATAAACCAACCGTTCTGGTATTGAGTCGACAAGCCTTGAAGACTTTACCTGTATCAGTTGATACGGCCTTTGCTGGCGTTGAAAAGGGTGGCTATGTGGTCAGTGCTGCTCAAAAAGAAATACCAGATGGTTTACTAATTGCGACTGGTTCTGAAGTTAACTTAGCATTGGAGGCCAAAGCCCAGTTAGCAAAGCATAATCAAGATGTCGCGGTCGTTTCAATTCCGAGTTTTGATCGGTTTGCGCAACAATCACCAGAATATCGCGCTAGTGTGCTTCCGAGCGCGGTCACAAGAAGGGTGACAATTGAAGCTGGATCAACATTTGGCTGGGATCAGTATGCTGGCGATCATGGTGCTAAGATCGGTGTGGATCGCTTCGGCACTTCGGCACCTGGTGACTTGGTACTTGATAAGTATGGCTTTAATGTAACTAATGTTGTGAATACTTATCTGAAATTAAAATAA